In Syntrophorhabdaceae bacterium, the DNA window AACCCGGAAAGCTCATGAGCCTTAAAATGCGTAACAACGACCATCGCGTCGGCATCGGCAATCTCCCTCGCGATGCTTGTTTCCTTAAGGATCTTGCCTTTGATCGGGACCTTTATTCCGCTGCCGCCTCTGAGACCGTCTGCGATGATAATAGGGCAGCCGACACAGGAATAATCAAAACCATTCAGCATTGCGGTAGTAAGGTGGTCGACGGAATCACTCCTGGAGCCCTTATAAAGGGTGTTCGTATCGGTAAGAAACGGCCTTCCGCCTACGCCTTTTACTTTGTCTGCCACCACTCTGAGGAATATAGGCCTCAAGTAGGCTGTATTGCCCATCTCACCGAAGTGGAGCTTTATTGCAACGAGGTCATTCTTCCTGATCTTTGTGTTGAGCTTAACGCGATTCAGGAGGTCGCCAACCTTATCAAGAATACTTCTTTTGGGTTTTGCCCTGAAATCAGTGAAATAGACTGTAGACATTGTAGGCTCCTTTTTTATTTAATTTATAGAAAAATTATGTTAGAAGTAGAACGATTTTGTCAACTTAAAAGGAGGCTTTTGGATGTTGAACCTTTCTGAAAAACACAGCATGATCCAAAAGATAGCTGAAAAATTAGCGAAAGAAAAGGTTGCCCCGAGGGCAAAAGAAATAGACAAAACAGGTGCCTTTCCATGGGATCTCGTGGATATATACAAAAAACATGGTTTCCTCTACCTCATGTTGCCCGAGAAATTCGGCGGCCTTGACGGCGATATCACATCACTGTGTCTCGTCATCGAAGAACTGGCGAAGGTGTCAGGCGCGTCGTCCCTGATACCACTTGCCCATAACGTAGGCATAATGCCTATCATGGTCTCAGCCAATGAGGAACAGAAGGAATACATATACAATAAAATAGCTGACCCCGAAAAGCTATACCTCGTAGCCTTTGCCTTAACGGAACCGGAAGCGGGATCGGACGCATCGCACATGAGGACAACCGCTGTAAGAGATGGCGATTATTATTATTTAAACGGTAAAAAATCGATGATAACCAATGGCGCAAATGCTCAGCTTTACTCAGTATTTGCCAACACAAATCCAAAACTGCGGACAAACGGAATATCGGCCTTTTACGTTGAAAGGGATTATCCTGGCGTAGTTATTGGAAAAAGCGAAGACAAGATGGGCATGATAGGCTCCGATATCACTGAGATCATATTCGATAATGTACGTCTTACCAAAGACAACCTGCTCGGGAAGGAAGGTCAGGGGTGGGATATAGCCATGTC includes these proteins:
- a CDS encoding DUF362 domain-containing protein, with product MSTVYFTDFRAKPKRSILDKVGDLLNRVKLNTKIRKNDLVAIKLHFGEMGNTAYLRPIFLRVVADKVKGVGGRPFLTDTNTLYKGSRSDSVDHLTTAMLNGFDYSCVGCPIIIADGLRGGSGIKVPIKGKILKETSIAREIADADAMVVVTHFKAHELSG
- a CDS encoding acyl-CoA dehydrogenase family protein is translated as MLNLSEKHSMIQKIAEKLAKEKVAPRAKEIDKTGAFPWDLVDIYKKHGFLYLMLPEKFGGLDGDITSLCLVIEELAKVSGASSLIPLAHNVGIMPIMVSANEEQKEYIYNKIADPEKLYLVAFALTEPEAGSDASHMRTTAVRDGDYYYLNGKKSMITNGANAQLYSVFANTNPKLRTNGISAFYVERDYPGVVIGKSEDKMGMIGSDITEIIFDNVRLTKDNLLGKEGQGWDIAMSTLNLSRPAVGAQAVGLAQGALDFSTEYAWKRVQFGQKLADFEGIQFMVADMATHVEAARALVYDAAHLLDMKVYERDKMSAIGVDKLSAMAKVYSADVAMKVTTDAVQILGGYGYTKEYPVERMMRDAKATQIYEGTNQVQRIVIARDIFRNFMP